A genomic stretch from Thermodesulfobacteriota bacterium includes:
- the ruvC gene encoding crossover junction endodeoxyribonuclease RuvC, translated as MRVLGIDPGSRTTGYGVVEMRGNRLAHVAHGAISGGRDDALGPRLAAIYRGLREVLETYRPQEMSVEGIFHARNAQSALKLGHARGVVLLTAELTEVPVAEYTPMQVKSAVVGYGRADKRQVQDMVRRLLTLPEVVGTDASDALAVAICHLQTRRTVQAYAARRAGAP; from the coding sequence ATCCGGGTGCTGGGCATCGACCCCGGGTCGCGCACCACCGGCTACGGGGTGGTGGAGATGCGGGGCAACCGCCTGGCCCACGTGGCCCACGGAGCCATCTCCGGGGGCCGCGACGACGCCCTGGGCCCGCGGCTGGCTGCCATCTACCGGGGGCTCCGGGAGGTCCTGGAGACCTATCGGCCCCAGGAGATGAGCGTGGAAGGGATCTTCCACGCCCGAAACGCCCAGTCGGCCCTCAAGCTGGGTCATGCCCGGGGAGTGGTGCTGCTCACGGCGGAGCTCACGGAGGTACCGGTGGCCGAGTACACACCCATGCAGGTCAAGTCGGCCGTGGTCGGGTACGGCAGGGCCGACAAGCGCCAGGTACAGGACATGGTGCGCCGCCTCCTCACCCTGCCCGAAGTCGTGGGAACGGACGCTTCCGACGCCCTGGCGGTCGCCATCTGCCATCTCCAGACCCGCCGCACGGTACAGGCCTATGCGGCCCGGCGGGCGGGCGCGCCGTGA